One window of Chamaesiphon minutus PCC 6605 genomic DNA carries:
- the thiL gene encoding thiamine-phosphate kinase — protein sequence MQISNLGEQGLLKLIAPYCLPNTIGDDGAIVHPPPDCELVVTTDVLVDGVHFSDRTTTAFDVGWRAVAANLSDLAAMGATPLGITVGLSLPPTLPVVWLEGLYRGMQACLDRYGTGIIGGDLTRSSVATVAITALGSVRADRIIARANAKVDDAIVVTGYHGDSHGGLQLLLDANAIAEPTAERQALIDAHQRPLPRLDVLPILDRLSASASQEFAIGGMDSSDGLADAIVQICQASGVGAVLNRSSLPISPSLTRIFPDTALDSALYGGEDFELVLCMPREIGLELVEKIGGGAAIIGKIVRSSDILLIDDLTNNSPIHLVGVGDSLPLGTASLKENRHSGFQHF from the coding sequence ATGCAAATTAGCAATCTTGGCGAACAGGGATTATTAAAATTAATCGCACCCTATTGTCTGCCAAATACGATCGGCGACGATGGCGCGATCGTGCATCCGCCGCCAGATTGCGAGCTAGTCGTGACTACCGATGTGCTGGTAGATGGCGTGCATTTTAGCGATCGCACGACGACGGCATTTGATGTTGGTTGGCGAGCGGTGGCGGCTAATTTATCAGATCTTGCCGCAATGGGCGCGACACCCTTGGGAATTACCGTGGGGTTAAGTTTACCCCCGACATTGCCTGTCGTCTGGCTGGAGGGGCTGTATCGGGGAATGCAGGCATGTTTAGATCGATATGGAACGGGGATTATCGGCGGAGATTTGACGCGATCGAGTGTCGCTACTGTAGCCATTACCGCTTTAGGATCGGTTCGTGCCGATCGGATTATCGCTCGTGCTAATGCTAAAGTTGACGATGCGATCGTGGTGACGGGTTATCATGGTGACTCTCATGGGGGTTTGCAATTGCTGCTCGATGCCAATGCGATCGCAGAGCCGACAGCAGAGCGGCAAGCATTAATTGACGCCCATCAACGACCGCTACCTCGGCTGGATGTGTTGCCGATCCTCGATCGACTCAGTGCGAGCGCGAGTCAAGAATTTGCGATTGGGGGGATGGATAGTAGCGATGGATTGGCCGATGCGATCGTCCAAATCTGTCAGGCTAGTGGTGTCGGCGCGGTGTTAAATCGATCGAGTCTGCCAATCTCGCCATCTTTAACTCGAATTTTTCCCGATACAGCTTTAGACTCGGCCTTGTATGGTGGTGAAGATTTTGAACTGGTATTGTGTATGCCCAGAGAGATCGGTCTAGAATTGGTCGAAAAAATCGGTGGCGGTGCGGCAATTATCGGTAAGATCGTGCGATCGTCAGATATTCTATTAATCGACGATCTCACCAACAATTCCCCAATTCATCTCGTTGGCGTTGGCGATAGCCTGCCGTTAGGCACAGCCTCTCTGAAAGAGAATCGACACTCTGGATTTCAACATTTTTAG
- a CDS encoding GNAT family N-acetyltransferase translates to MFVDPDFMNNGVGSMLLGELEQIATQQRIKKLVVLSSIESVEFYKKNGYEAKQNTGFLSENSVWIPCQILEKELISATPIERILATQTVKIALSLVCLTIVETIAHKADKRPICCPTPNCRVCPEIAAPSQK, encoded by the coding sequence TTGTTCGTCGATCCAGACTTTATGAATAACGGCGTCGGATCGATGCTATTAGGCGAGTTAGAGCAGATTGCGACCCAACAGAGGATAAAAAAGCTAGTAGTTTTGTCCTCGATCGAATCAGTAGAATTTTACAAGAAAAATGGATATGAAGCCAAACAAAATACTGGCTTCTTGTCAGAGAATTCGGTATGGATTCCTTGTCAAATACTTGAAAAAGAATTAATTTCGGCTACGCCGATCGAGCGGATTCTAGCAACACAAACAGTTAAGATTGCTTTGTCACTAGTTTGTTTGACGATCGTGGAGACGATCGCTCACAAAGCAGATAAAAGACCGATCTGTTGTCCTACACCAAATTGCAGGGTTTGTCCAGAGATCGCTGCTCCTTCGCAAAAATAA
- the glpX gene encoding class II fructose-bisphosphatase, which produces MENSLGLEIIEVVEQAAIASARLMGKGDKNEADRVAVEAMRERMNKIYMRGRIVIGEGERDDAPMLYIGEEVGICSQPNAAELCSIDELLEIDIAVDPCEGTNLCAYGQPGSMAVLAISEKGGLFAAPDFYMKKLAAPPAAKGKVDINKSATENLKILSQCLDRAIEELVVVVMKRERHNDLIAEIRAAGARVALISDGDVGAAINCGFAGTGIHALMGIGAAPEGVISAAALRCMDAHFQGQLIYDPAVVKTGLIGESKEANIDRLKSMGINDPDKVYTAEELACGQNVLFAGTGITSGNIMDGVRFFKGGARTHTLVISSQSKTARFVDTIHMNGKGGTIALK; this is translated from the coding sequence GTGGAAAATAGCTTAGGTTTAGAAATTATAGAAGTAGTAGAACAAGCCGCGATCGCGTCAGCGCGCTTAATGGGTAAGGGCGACAAAAATGAAGCCGACCGTGTTGCAGTCGAAGCAATGCGCGAACGCATGAACAAAATCTATATGCGCGGACGCATCGTGATCGGGGAAGGCGAACGCGACGATGCTCCCATGCTCTACATCGGTGAAGAAGTAGGTATTTGTTCTCAGCCTAATGCTGCTGAATTATGCTCGATCGACGAACTGCTCGAAATCGACATCGCTGTCGATCCTTGTGAAGGTACCAACTTGTGTGCATACGGACAACCTGGTTCGATGGCTGTACTCGCGATCTCCGAGAAAGGTGGCTTATTTGCTGCGCCCGACTTCTACATGAAGAAACTCGCCGCGCCCCCAGCCGCTAAAGGTAAAGTAGACATCAATAAATCTGCGACTGAAAACCTGAAAATCTTATCGCAATGTCTCGATCGGGCGATCGAAGAGCTAGTTGTCGTCGTCATGAAACGCGAACGTCATAACGACTTAATCGCTGAAATTCGGGCTGCTGGCGCGCGCGTTGCCTTAATTAGCGACGGTGACGTTGGTGCGGCAATCAACTGTGGTTTTGCCGGAACTGGCATTCACGCCTTAATGGGTATCGGTGCTGCGCCTGAAGGAGTTATCTCCGCAGCGGCACTCCGGTGTATGGACGCTCACTTCCAAGGACAATTGATCTACGATCCCGCAGTTGTCAAAACTGGCTTGATCGGCGAAAGCAAAGAAGCGAACATCGATCGCCTCAAGTCCATGGGCATCAACGATCCCGATAAAGTCTACACCGCTGAAGAACTCGCTTGTGGCCAAAACGTGCTGTTTGCTGGTACTGGGATTACCTCCGGTAACATCATGGATGGCGTTCGCTTCTTCAAAGGTGGCGCACGGACTCACACGCTGGTTATTTCCAGCCAGTCCAAAACCGCACGGTTCGTCGATACCATTCACATGAATGGCAAAGGCGGCACAATCGCTCTGAAATAG
- a CDS encoding glutamyl-tRNA reductase → MNIAVIGLSHKTAPVDIREKLSVPDTQMEAAIQTLCNYPHIKEATILSTCNRLELYIVTTTADRGVQDAIQFLSEYSKIPLKDLRQHLFMLLHKDAVMHLMRVAGGLDSLVLGEGQILAQVKQTHKIGQQYQGMGSILNRLFRQAMTAGKRVRTETSIGTGAVSISSAAVELAHMKVGNFANHRIAILGAGKMSRLLVQHLISKGATDITILNRSTKRAEELKVMFTAIDLQLQPIGDMMSAISTSTIVFTSTSATEPLLNAAKLEAVLDPHHSLMIFDISVPRNVHSDVNDLVNIQSFNVDDLKAVVAQNQERRQQMAQEAEGILEEEVENFNSWWQLLETVPTINCLRDKMETIRMQELEKALSRLGAEFGERHQEAIEALTKGIVNKILQDPMVQLRAQEDADTRRKAMRTLQVLFNLDSEQLGANTNA, encoded by the coding sequence ATGAATATTGCTGTTATCGGTTTGAGTCACAAAACCGCCCCTGTTGACATCCGAGAAAAACTCAGCGTTCCCGATACGCAGATGGAAGCGGCAATTCAAACCCTCTGCAATTATCCCCACATCAAAGAAGCGACGATCCTCAGCACTTGCAATCGCTTGGAACTTTACATCGTCACTACCACAGCCGATCGCGGCGTCCAGGATGCGATTCAGTTTCTGTCAGAATATAGTAAAATCCCCCTCAAAGATCTCCGACAGCACTTATTCATGCTGTTGCACAAAGACGCAGTAATGCACCTGATGCGTGTCGCTGGTGGGTTGGATAGTTTGGTATTGGGCGAGGGTCAAATCTTGGCACAAGTCAAACAAACCCACAAAATTGGCCAACAATATCAAGGGATGGGATCGATTCTCAATCGGTTATTTAGGCAAGCTATGACTGCTGGTAAACGCGTCCGTACCGAAACTAGTATCGGAACTGGTGCGGTATCGATCAGCTCGGCGGCGGTAGAATTGGCACACATGAAGGTTGGTAATTTTGCCAATCATCGGATCGCAATCTTGGGTGCTGGTAAGATGTCGAGACTCTTGGTACAACATCTCATTTCCAAAGGTGCGACAGATATTACCATCCTCAATCGATCGACAAAGCGTGCCGAAGAACTCAAGGTAATGTTTACCGCGATCGATCTTCAACTCCAACCGATCGGCGATATGATGAGTGCGATCTCGACTTCAACGATCGTCTTTACCAGCACGTCAGCCACAGAGCCGTTATTAAATGCGGCTAAATTAGAAGCCGTCCTCGATCCGCATCACTCATTAATGATTTTTGATATCTCCGTACCGCGCAACGTTCACAGCGATGTCAACGATTTAGTTAATATCCAATCCTTCAACGTAGACGATCTCAAAGCCGTCGTCGCTCAAAACCAAGAGCGTCGCCAGCAAATGGCTCAAGAAGCCGAAGGCATCCTCGAAGAAGAAGTCGAAAACTTTAATAGCTGGTGGCAATTACTAGAAACCGTACCCACGATCAATTGCTTGCGCGATAAAATGGAAACTATCCGGATGCAAGAACTCGAAAAAGCTCTATCCAGATTGGGTGCCGAATTTGGCGAACGCCATCAAGAAGCGATCGAAGCTCTTACCAAAGGCATCGTCAACAAAATCCTCCAAGATCCGATGGTGCAACTCCGCGCTCAAGAGGACGCCGATACCCGCCGCAAAGCCATGCGTACTCTGCAAGTCTTATTCAATCTCGATAGCGAACAGCTCGGCGCGAATACGAATGCGTAG
- a CDS encoding type II toxin-antitoxin system HicB family antitoxin, with protein MERLINVHIEKLPEGYYLATSEALPGLVAQAESLTETLEIAQDVAKQILAAMAERNQLIESFPAIADEFDCPLVLTK; from the coding sequence GTGGAAAGATTAATTAACGTACACATCGAGAAGCTACCTGAAGGCTATTACCTAGCCACATCGGAAGCTTTACCTGGATTGGTCGCTCAAGCTGAGAGTTTGACAGAAACACTCGAAATCGCGCAAGATGTTGCTAAGCAAATTTTGGCAGCAATGGCAGAACGGAACCAGCTAATTGAGTCTTTTCCCGCGATCGCCGATGAATTTGACTGTCCGCTCGTATTGACAAAATAG
- a CDS encoding type II toxin-antitoxin system HicA family toxin: protein MGRLSGFRYREVAKVLRVYGFALDRQACGSHEIWFNDASGKYTTVPNHNGDMPEGTLRQILKQTGIEADDFLYHSH from the coding sequence ATGGGTAGGTTATCGGGATTCAGATATCGAGAAGTAGCCAAAGTATTGCGAGTCTACGGATTCGCACTCGATCGTCAAGCTTGTGGCAGCCACGAAATCTGGTTCAATGATGCTAGTGGCAAATATACCACCGTCCCCAATCACAATGGCGATATGCCCGAAGGTACGCTCCGCCAAATCCTCAAACAAACGGGGATTGAGGCGGATGATTTTTTGTACCATTCTCACTAG
- a CDS encoding DUF6888 family protein: MSNLFFTTEQAIVGLRLCHNVTNMYQAIQLIRIDERTQDLLILVGTEIEIIVSPNGKWRFDR; the protein is encoded by the coding sequence GTGTCAAATCTATTTTTTACGACCGAACAGGCGATCGTCGGGCTGAGGCTATGTCACAATGTCACCAATATGTACCAAGCGATTCAACTAATTAGAATCGACGAGCGTACTCAGGATTTACTAATTTTGGTAGGTACAGAAATAGAAATAATAGTTTCCCCCAATGGTAAATGGAGATTCGATCGATGA
- a CDS encoding DUF6887 family protein: MKPDFTVMTKAELRSYVLTHREDTEAFQALADRIYANPNPQWYQPEETEKIVDLLSSNGSTNI; the protein is encoded by the coding sequence ATGAAACCAGACTTTACTGTGATGACAAAGGCAGAGTTACGTTCTTACGTATTAACTCATCGAGAGGATACAGAGGCTTTCCAGGCTTTGGCAGATCGCATTTATGCTAATCCCAATCCTCAATGGTATCAGCCAGAAGAAACAGAAAAAATTGTCGATCTCTTATCTAGTAACGGCTCGACGAATATTTAG
- a CDS encoding Txe/YoeB family addiction module toxin yields MARRLAWTDEAWDSYLYWQSQDKKTLKRITKLIEATMRKPFEGIGKPEPLRENLAGFWSRRIDDTNRLIYAVEDEYITVISCRYHYDI; encoded by the coding sequence ATGGCTAGAAGACTGGCTTGGACGGATGAAGCATGGGATAGTTATCTCTACTGGCAAAGTCAAGATAAAAAGACGCTCAAAAGAATCACTAAACTTATCGAAGCGACGATGCGCAAACCCTTTGAAGGCATCGGTAAGCCAGAACCTCTGCGAGAAAATTTAGCTGGGTTTTGGTCGCGACGCATTGACGATACAAATCGGTTAATTTACGCAGTCGAAGATGAGTATATTACCGTTATCTCTTGTCGGTATCACTACGATATCTGA
- a CDS encoding type II toxin-antitoxin system Phd/YefM family antitoxin — protein sequence MKVVSFSEARNSLKAVLDRVVEDADYTIVTRRDADDVVVMSLESFNSLMETVHLLKSPANAAHLARSIAQYKAGTAVERDLLDG from the coding sequence ATGAAAGTTGTATCCTTTAGTGAAGCAAGAAATAGCCTCAAGGCGGTACTCGATCGAGTAGTTGAAGATGCAGATTATACGATCGTCACCAGACGCGATGCTGATGACGTTGTGGTGATGTCTCTGGAATCTTTTAATAGTTTGATGGAAACAGTTCATTTGTTGAAATCTCCAGCAAACGCCGCTCATTTAGCTCGATCGATCGCTCAATATAAAGCCGGAACGGCGGTAGAGCGAGACTTACTAGATGGCTAG
- a CDS encoding PEP-CTERM sorting domain-containing protein (PEP-CTERM proteins occur, often in large numbers, in the proteomes of bacteria that also encode an exosortase, a predicted intramembrane cysteine proteinase. The presence of a PEP-CTERM domain at a protein's C-terminus predicts cleavage within the sorting domain, followed by covalent anchoring to some some component of the (usually Gram-negative) cell surface. Many PEP-CTERM proteins exhibit an unusual sequence composition that includes large numbers of potential glycosylation sites. Expression of one such protein has been shown restore the ability of a bacterium to form floc, a type of biofilm.) — translation MADSAQSATVQFTDLASFQANTTGLTNIDFEGIAPAGGSVLTSFNNPTGLSLITDVRGNGTYTVNVVDSAAPPPENVAYQYPYAWGSGAVLGFGSIQRLTVDFRGFPTGVTAAGIDFMSLVPLGQVEPFTFGVAFEDGSGETFTRTFTRTFELLSTIPTRQFFGITSTKNIAFFSVEPSFAYSKLFDNLTFSTASPTAATSVPEPFTIIGTLVGGTAALRMRKKLKSAGK, via the coding sequence GTGGCAGATTCAGCTCAATCTGCGACAGTACAGTTTACAGATTTGGCATCATTTCAAGCCAATACAACTGGGCTAACCAATATCGACTTTGAAGGCATAGCTCCAGCAGGAGGTTCTGTGCTTACCAGTTTTAATAACCCCACAGGACTTTCCCTCATTACCGATGTAAGGGGTAATGGTACTTACACCGTTAATGTTGTAGATTCAGCCGCTCCCCCTCCAGAGAATGTAGCCTATCAATATCCTTATGCTTGGGGTTCTGGCGCAGTTCTTGGCTTCGGTTCCATACAAAGGTTAACAGTAGATTTCAGGGGTTTCCCCACTGGGGTAACTGCGGCTGGCATCGATTTTATGAGTCTTGTTCCGTTAGGTCAAGTCGAGCCGTTCACCTTTGGTGTCGCATTTGAGGATGGATCGGGTGAGACATTTACACGGACATTTACACGAACATTTGAATTACTGAGTACTATTCCCACTCGTCAATTCTTTGGCATTACTTCCACTAAAAACATTGCATTTTTTTCTGTAGAGCCTTCTTTCGCATATAGCAAATTGTTCGATAACCTTACATTTAGCACTGCTAGTCCTACTGCTGCCACATCTGTCCCTGAACCATTTACGATTATCGGTACATTAGTCGGTGGTACGGCAGCACTGCGGATGAGAAAGAAACTCAAATCGGCTGGTAAGTAG